One region of Spirochaetaceae bacterium genomic DNA includes:
- the prfA gene encoding peptide chain release factor 1, translating into MQNINEKIKPFLARHRELNTELSDPNVVKDIKRYRTLSQEFAQIESVVTAYNNYTQTAQKLSSAEEYAKSEEDTELKALAQEEIAELNQSLEQQEQALKLLLIPPDPLAGKNIIMEIRAGTGGEEAGLFAADLYRMYTRYAENMGWQYELIDVNESEIGGFREVIFSITGHGVYGKLRYESGAHRVQRIPVTESNGRLQTSAATVAVLPEAEETDIEIRKEDLRIDTYRASGAGGQHINKTDSAVRITHIPTGVVVAMQDSRSQIKNREKAMSILRSRLFEAENEKKNKERSDSRKGQVGSGDRSERIRTYNFPQSRVTDHRINLTLYKLDQVMNGDLTEVVDALTLADAADFE; encoded by the coding sequence CCACCGCGAGCTAAACACCGAACTTAGCGACCCCAATGTGGTGAAAGACATAAAACGCTACCGAACCCTCAGTCAAGAATTTGCCCAAATTGAGAGTGTGGTAACGGCTTACAACAACTATACCCAAACTGCTCAAAAATTAAGCAGCGCCGAAGAGTATGCCAAAAGCGAAGAAGATACCGAGCTTAAAGCTTTAGCCCAAGAAGAAATAGCCGAGCTTAACCAGAGCCTAGAGCAGCAAGAGCAGGCCTTAAAGTTACTGCTTATCCCGCCCGACCCTTTAGCCGGTAAAAATATTATTATGGAAATACGCGCCGGTACCGGCGGCGAAGAAGCCGGCCTTTTTGCCGCCGACCTTTACCGAATGTACACCCGTTACGCCGAAAATATGGGCTGGCAATATGAGCTTATCGATGTAAACGAAAGCGAGATTGGCGGCTTTCGCGAAGTTATTTTTAGCATTACCGGGCATGGCGTGTATGGCAAACTACGGTACGAATCGGGCGCGCACCGTGTGCAGCGTATCCCGGTAACCGAAAGCAACGGGCGCCTGCAAACCAGCGCCGCCACCGTAGCCGTCCTGCCCGAAGCCGAAGAAACCGATATTGAAATACGCAAAGAAGATTTACGCATAGACACCTACCGCGCCAGCGGGGCCGGCGGCCAGCACATTAATAAAACCGATAGCGCCGTGCGTATTACACACATTCCTACCGGTGTGGTGGTGGCTATGCAAGATAGCCGCAGCCAAATTAAAAACCGCGAAAAAGCCATGAGCATTTTACGCAGCCGCCTTTTTGAGGCCGAAAACGAAAAGAAAAACAAAGAACGCAGCGACAGCCGTAAAGGCCAAGTGGGCAGCGGCGACCGCAGCGAGCGTATACGCACTTATAACTTTCCACAAAGCCGGGTAACCGACCATCGTATTAACTTAACGCTGTACAAACTAGACCAAGTGATGAACGGCGATTTAACCGAAGTCGTAGACGCTTTAACCCTAGCCGATGCCGCCGATTTTGAATAA
- a CDS encoding universal stress protein, translating into MYSNNGKLMVYLDGSEEAYIALLHAIYLAKRYSSTLYGISNVNTMALEELVKAGILLESERQEYQSNINDDADRHLAQFTELSKLKNISSMAIKVKGNASLNINAAVIKHQVELLVVGELKYHKSAYNEVEHIIKLVPCSTIIAKDSERIKKFFYAV; encoded by the coding sequence ATGTACAGTAACAACGGCAAACTAATGGTATATCTTGATGGCAGTGAGGAAGCTTATATTGCTTTGCTGCATGCCATCTATTTAGCTAAAAGGTATTCTTCTACGCTTTATGGTATTAGCAATGTTAATACGATGGCGCTGGAAGAATTGGTTAAGGCCGGTATTTTACTGGAGAGCGAGCGGCAGGAATATCAAAGTAATATCAATGACGATGCCGATAGGCATTTGGCCCAATTTACCGAGCTGAGTAAGCTTAAAAACATCAGCAGTATGGCCATTAAGGTAAAAGGCAATGCCTCTTTAAATATTAATGCGGCGGTGATAAAGCACCAAGTAGAGCTGTTGGTGGTAGGCGAACTAAAATACCATAAAAGCGCCTATAACGAGGTGGAGCACATTATTAAGTTGGTTCCTTGCTCCACCATTATTGCTAAAGATAGCGAACGTATTAAAAAGTTTTTTTATGCGGTTTAA
- a CDS encoding DUF188 domain-containing protein produces the protein MKQLFIDADNFPQLAVSWLADEAAKLKLPLYLVANHFSRPMSYGRQITTSSQKESADNYIITHITEEDLVFTLDLLLAQKLEEKKVLAVNHLGEQLRSELLKKKLLERNLMLNLGENAKNLRPKQKSYGPKELNNFKERCIPLLKTF, from the coding sequence ATGAAACAGCTTTTTATTGATGCCGATAACTTTCCGCAGCTGGCCGTAAGCTGGCTGGCAGATGAAGCCGCCAAGTTAAAGCTGCCCTTATATTTAGTGGCCAACCATTTTAGCCGGCCGATGAGCTATGGCCGGCAAATTACTACCAGCAGCCAAAAAGAAAGCGCCGATAATTATATCATTACCCACATTACTGAAGAAGATTTAGTTTTTACTTTAGATTTATTATTGGCTCAAAAATTAGAAGAAAAAAAAGTTTTAGCCGTAAACCATTTAGGCGAGCAACTAAGGAGCGAACTGCTTAAAAAAAAATTATTGGAACGTAACTTAATGTTAAATTTAGGGGAAAACGCTAAGAACTTAAGGCCAAAACAAAAAAGTTATGGCCCTAAAGAGTTAAATAATTTTAAAGAAAGATGTATTCCCCTATTAAAAACCTTTTAA
- a CDS encoding recombination protein O N-terminal domain-containing protein, which produces MDINDTALILYKQDNGKTNRRLALLSKEQGLIWATAFGAATGRRAALSNPYSLAEIKLEKKGDFLNIIDVKLSHHFNLPTLKNFYLASFFSEAIITSWAGGGDKRFFNLYNSLFTALEANKPNILPCFLIYFLHFNGLLPQAFFTDNELKLIASQNYEQVYRQSWPKQPQLLALLKKNFKLKSLTLIDEN; this is translated from the coding sequence ATGGATATTAACGATACCGCCTTAATACTTTACAAACAAGATAACGGTAAAACTAATCGCCGCCTAGCTTTACTGAGCAAAGAGCAAGGCTTAATATGGGCGACGGCCTTTGGGGCGGCTACCGGCCGCAGAGCAGCCCTGAGTAACCCCTATAGTTTGGCTGAGATTAAACTAGAAAAAAAAGGCGATTTTTTAAATATCATCGATGTAAAACTTAGCCACCACTTTAATTTGCCTACTTTAAAGAATTTTTATTTGGCTTCTTTTTTTAGCGAGGCTATCATCACTAGTTGGGCCGGTGGGGGTGATAAGCGTTTTTTTAATTTATATAACTCGCTCTTTACGGCCCTCGAGGCAAATAAACCCAATATCTTACCCTGTTTTTTAATTTATTTTTTACATTTTAATGGGCTACTACCGCAAGCTTTTTTTACCGATAATGAACTTAAGCTTATAGCCAGCCAAAACTACGAGCAAGTTTACCGGCAAAGCTGGCCTAAGCAACCGCAGCTGCTTGCTCTTTTAAAAAAAAATTTTAAATTAAAGAGCCTTACTTTAATAGATGAGAACTAA
- a CDS encoding V-type ATPase subunit: protein MANYLYLNAKLKERLSKRISHHELIQLANAPNFNIALKLLEDGYYASYAKTYRKEGSFAKAELALLQEEINLFKDLQPALASYLVKALLTGFEVDNLKMVINLWFSQMVFKKPLNGKTLFLEDLILWPIPYNQLLSAGSLASFSQLLSYTPYGQIIMETANKNSYQINLELDRFFFSKLLLAINQLTGTGRLAAGRFLSSWLDFENLINAVKLRTSTVLILEELYLEGGNLTLDNLKELSAYDIKIINYLKVNYHLNNPQLEYNIVSFIEAAKTSVLKEQAINMLADKKANVTSVMAYYWLVLAEFKEIKTILQHHYYQS, encoded by the coding sequence ATGGCTAACTATCTTTATCTTAACGCTAAATTAAAAGAAAGGTTATCTAAAAGAATATCTCACCACGAGTTAATCCAGCTGGCCAATGCGCCTAATTTTAATATAGCTTTAAAGTTATTAGAAGACGGCTACTACGCCAGCTACGCTAAAACCTACCGTAAAGAAGGCAGTTTTGCCAAAGCTGAGCTGGCTTTACTACAAGAAGAGATTAATTTGTTTAAAGATTTACAACCGGCTTTAGCCAGCTATTTGGTTAAAGCCTTGCTTACCGGCTTTGAAGTAGATAATTTAAAGATGGTAATTAATTTATGGTTTAGCCAAATGGTTTTTAAAAAACCTTTAAACGGCAAAACTTTATTTTTAGAGGACCTTATTTTGTGGCCAATCCCTTACAATCAGTTATTAAGCGCCGGCAGTTTAGCCAGCTTTAGCCAGCTGCTTAGTTATACCCCTTACGGCCAAATTATTATGGAGACGGCTAATAAAAATAGCTACCAAATTAACTTAGAGCTCGATAGGTTTTTCTTTAGTAAGTTATTATTAGCCATTAACCAACTAACCGGTACCGGTAGGTTAGCGGCCGGCCGGTTTTTAAGCAGCTGGCTAGATTTTGAAAATTTAATTAACGCCGTCAAGCTGCGTACCTCTACGGTCTTAATTTTAGAAGAGCTTTATTTAGAGGGCGGTAACTTAACCTTAGATAATTTAAAGGAGTTATCGGCTTACGATATAAAAATTATTAATTATCTCAAGGTAAACTATCATCTTAATAATCCGCAGCTAGAGTATAATATAGTTAGTTTTATAGAGGCCGCTAAAACGAGTGTTTTAAAGGAGCAAGCAATTAATATGCTGGCCGATAAAAAAGCCAATGTAACCAGCGTAATGGCTTATTATTGGCTGGTTTTAGCCGAGTTTAAAGAAATAAAAACTATTTTACAACACCATTATTACCAAAGTTAA
- a CDS encoding AAA family ATPase, whose amino-acid sequence MPNSLYYSLWQGSLTAKDFKKATFFLDTLAVLNLPVHYRYAALKACANLDGNADEQLAAGFLVALVFYNYSLGSLALPAAKVTTLAEEWVAALTLKLAIAQDVTDDQSAEQLSLMTELTKLTQSKLSDLLAGNWHKLPLFMDNKGLIYLSGHRHFEEELKTNLLNFLKTDSLLLMNNGWPAGLSNSLANSRLVSDKDDPQALYHKIFEAVPIILAYKLLILTGGPGYGKTTALSYIIEGYLLANSNKDLAIYLTAPTGRAASRMAEELQRNEAIKPYIKATGTLHKLLGYNPGDAGYYYNEEHKLKADLIAIDESSMLDFYLFNALLKALPADCRLILIGDANQLPSVGVGAILTELLHSKPLQPQVVSLTKCYRSDRQILNFATAVLGAKPAAIKAAKEELVNTQSDKVTFYNFNQLNYTIFIKQQADYYKNLFNDTQSHKLYEALAKFIIITPLRSDGLYSSDNLNTAISEGINKKDIYTGLPIMVTANLPNLELNNGDRAVIIEQDGSYLACFGDKVVPLALINHWQVAYAITVHKSQGSEFNEVCLVIPYGSQRLFDNKLFYTALTRAKTKVRIFADDEELINVKAGRARYSGLFAKN is encoded by the coding sequence ATGCCAAATAGCCTTTATTACAGTTTATGGCAAGGGTCTCTTACGGCAAAGGACTTTAAAAAAGCTACCTTTTTTTTAGATACTTTAGCTGTACTCAATTTGCCTGTGCATTACCGTTATGCGGCCTTAAAAGCTTGTGCTAATTTAGATGGAAATGCAGATGAGCAGCTGGCCGCCGGCTTTTTAGTGGCTTTAGTGTTTTATAACTATAGCTTAGGCAGCTTAGCTCTGCCTGCCGCTAAGGTAACAACTTTAGCGGAGGAATGGGTAGCCGCCTTAACGTTAAAACTGGCCATAGCCCAAGATGTTACAGATGACCAATCGGCCGAGCAGCTGAGTTTAATGACAGAGCTAACTAAGCTGACGCAATCCAAGCTAAGCGACCTTTTAGCCGGCAACTGGCATAAATTGCCTTTATTTATGGATAATAAAGGCTTAATTTACCTGAGCGGCCATCGGCATTTTGAAGAAGAGTTAAAAACTAATTTATTAAATTTTTTAAAAACCGATAGTTTATTGCTGATGAATAACGGTTGGCCGGCCGGCTTAAGTAACAGCTTAGCCAACAGCCGGTTAGTTAGCGATAAAGACGACCCGCAGGCCCTTTACCACAAAATTTTTGAGGCTGTTCCCATTATTTTGGCCTATAAATTATTAATTTTAACCGGCGGGCCGGGTTACGGTAAAACAACGGCGCTTAGTTATATTATCGAGGGGTATCTGCTGGCTAACAGCAATAAAGATTTGGCTATTTATCTTACAGCCCCTACCGGGCGGGCGGCCAGCCGTATGGCCGAAGAATTACAGCGCAACGAGGCCATCAAACCTTACATTAAAGCCACCGGCACTTTGCATAAATTGTTGGGTTATAACCCCGGCGACGCCGGTTATTATTATAACGAAGAGCATAAACTTAAAGCCGATTTAATAGCCATTGACGAAAGCAGTATGCTCGATTTTTATTTGTTTAACGCCCTGCTTAAGGCCTTACCGGCCGATTGCCGCCTCATTTTAATTGGCGATGCCAATCAGCTGCCCAGCGTTGGGGTAGGGGCTATTTTAACCGAGCTATTGCACAGCAAACCGTTGCAGCCGCAAGTGGTTAGCTTAACTAAATGTTACCGCTCCGATAGGCAAATCCTTAACTTTGCTACGGCTGTGCTTGGCGCTAAGCCGGCCGCTATTAAAGCCGCTAAAGAAGAGCTGGTTAATACCCAAAGCGATAAAGTTACTTTTTATAATTTTAACCAATTAAATTATACTATTTTTATTAAGCAACAGGCCGATTATTATAAAAATTTATTTAACGATACTCAATCTCATAAGTTGTACGAAGCTTTGGCTAAATTTATTATTATTACCCCTTTGCGGAGTGATGGCCTTTATAGCAGCGATAACTTAAACACAGCCATCAGTGAGGGTATTAATAAAAAAGATATTTATACCGGGCTACCCATTATGGTAACGGCCAACCTGCCTAACCTCGAGCTAAATAACGGCGACCGAGCGGTCATCATAGAACAAGACGGCAGCTATTTAGCTTGCTTTGGCGATAAAGTTGTCCCTTTGGCGCTTATTAACCACTGGCAGGTGGCTTACGCTATTACCGTGCATAAAAGTCAGGGCTCCGAGTTTAACGAGGTTTGTTTGGTTATTCCTTACGGCAGTCAACGCTTGTTTGATAATAAATTATTTTACACCGCTTTAACAAGGGCTAAAACTAAGGTGCGTATTTTTGCCGATGACGAAGAGCTTATTAATGTTAAAGCCGGCCGGGCCAGATACTCAGGCTTATTTGCTAAAAATTAG
- a CDS encoding 2-oxoacid:acceptor oxidoreductase family protein, whose amino-acid sequence MTKIIFSGFGGQGVLTLGQIVATIAMNKGKEVTWMPSYGPEMRGGTANCSVIIADKVIGSPIVASGIDILVAMNGPSIDKFLPKVKKGGLVFVNSSVISQKIARDDVTVVAIDATNIASHLGNLKVQNMVMLAAFLKAGTLFTIDDIGQVLEQKFGAKYPKLIPLNMEAVKKGLE is encoded by the coding sequence ATGACTAAAATAATATTTTCGGGTTTTGGCGGGCAAGGCGTTTTAACGCTAGGCCAAATTGTAGCTACCATTGCGATGAACAAAGGCAAAGAAGTTACGTGGATGCCCAGCTACGGCCCCGAAATGCGCGGCGGTACCGCCAACTGTAGTGTTATTATTGCCGATAAAGTAATCGGCTCGCCTATTGTGGCCAGCGGTATCGATATTTTAGTGGCTATGAACGGCCCTAGTATCGATAAGTTTTTGCCAAAAGTAAAAAAGGGCGGCCTTGTATTTGTTAATAGCTCGGTTATTAGCCAAAAAATTGCGCGTGATGATGTTACGGTGGTAGCCATAGATGCCACTAATATTGCCAGTCATTTAGGTAATTTAAAGGTGCAAAACATGGTTATGCTGGCAGCTTTTTTAAAGGCCGGTACCCTGTTTACCATTGATGACATTGGGCAGGTGCTGGAGCAAAAATTTGGGGCTAAATACCCAAAGCTTATCCCTTTAAATATGGAAGCCGTGAAAAAAGGACTGGAGTAA
- a CDS encoding DUF4065 domain-containing protein, whose protein sequence is MNTNDKLAAFGKVDSIDFAIYLNQKARELGKEPNVTKIQKWLYICYGLYFAAYNEQLLTERPKAWDYGPVFPRVHKKQLKNKGSLNNVKLSMLEEELKKYNDVIEGTLRVFGDWTASELVNWTHEKGTAWDKTYNLLEAKYAPMDNYDIMLDFKKVLSNES, encoded by the coding sequence ATGAATACTAACGATAAATTAGCTGCATTTGGCAAAGTAGATAGCATTGATTTTGCCATTTATCTAAATCAAAAAGCTCGTGAACTTGGCAAAGAACCTAATGTAACTAAAATACAAAAATGGCTTTATATTTGTTATGGCCTTTACTTTGCGGCTTATAATGAGCAACTTCTTACAGAAAGACCAAAAGCTTGGGATTACGGCCCGGTATTTCCTCGTGTGCATAAAAAACAACTTAAAAATAAGGGTAGTTTAAATAATGTAAAGCTTAGCATGCTTGAAGAAGAACTTAAAAAATATAATGATGTTATTGAAGGTACTCTAAGAGTTTTTGGCGATTGGACAGCGAGTGAGCTTGTTAATTGGACACATGAAAAAGGAACCGCATGGGATAAAACCTATAATTTATTAGAAGCAAAATATGCTCCAATGGATAATTATGATATAATGCTCGATTTTAAAAAGGTATTGTCAAATGAATCATGA
- a CDS encoding PTS sugar transporter subunit IIA, whose product MGILANLTEKNIKVPLLAATKEEALHELVTALSKNVAISNVAEAYEAVLNREKQGSTGLGEEIAIPHAKTAAVETIEIMVGISPKGINFNSLDGRPVKMFFLILANPNYASAHIEALSEIAKATRNKVFCRDLISAANVQEVLTVFNNAK is encoded by the coding sequence ATGGGGATCTTAGCTAATCTTACCGAAAAAAATATTAAAGTGCCTTTGCTGGCGGCCACTAAAGAAGAGGCCTTGCACGAGCTGGTTACGGCCTTAAGTAAAAATGTAGCCATTAGTAATGTGGCAGAGGCCTACGAAGCGGTGCTTAACCGCGAAAAGCAAGGCAGCACCGGGCTGGGCGAAGAAATAGCCATTCCGCACGCTAAAACGGCGGCGGTAGAAACTATCGAGATAATGGTAGGGATTTCGCCTAAAGGGATTAACTTTAATAGCCTAGACGGCCGGCCGGTTAAAATGTTTTTTTTAATTTTGGCCAATCCCAACTATGCTTCGGCCCACATTGAGGCGTTAAGCGAAATAGCTAAAGCTACTCGTAATAAAGTTTTTTGCCGTGATTTAATATCGGCTGCCAATGTGCAGGAAGTTTTAACCGTTTTTAACAATGCCAAATAG
- a CDS encoding trypsin-like peptidase domain-containing protein encodes MVRYYSAKQVSFLCLLSVTLVVILLLITGRLQLTAQSAPPLPGLMQSPGLNITVSSGEGRYFNDDELNNITIYNNHNEAVVFISTEVLSYNWFFEAVPRSGGSGSGFIIDERGYALTNYHVIRGANRVFVSLADGSQFEGEVIGSDSENDIALVYFNSNGLPLTTLTFNDSLNLRVGQRVLAIGNPFIFERTLTTGIISGLGRPLRGIGGTIIQNMIQTDAAINPGNSGGPLLNSSGEVIGMATMIYSPSGGSVGIGFAVPSSTILRVLGDLMLYGEVRRGGLDIDYIFLSAGLARFARLPISEGLLVSSVTRNGAAARAGLQGGNPRSAVRVSGRSVNLGGDIILRLNGIEMRRPSDYFTALEETRPGDRITATIWRDGEEFELELELTARNQ; translated from the coding sequence ATGGTGCGTTATTATAGCGCTAAGCAAGTAAGCTTTTTGTGCCTGCTTAGTGTAACTTTAGTAGTCATTTTATTATTAATTACCGGGCGTTTACAACTAACGGCTCAAAGTGCGCCGCCCTTGCCCGGCCTTATGCAAAGTCCCGGTCTTAACATTACCGTTAGCAGCGGCGAAGGGCGGTACTTTAACGATGACGAACTTAATAACATAACCATTTACAATAACCACAACGAAGCCGTTGTTTTTATTAGTACCGAAGTACTTAGTTACAACTGGTTTTTTGAGGCCGTTCCCCGCAGCGGCGGCAGCGGCAGCGGTTTTATCATCGATGAACGCGGTTATGCTCTTACTAACTACCATGTTATTAGGGGGGCTAACCGGGTTTTTGTCAGCCTTGCCGATGGCAGCCAATTTGAGGGCGAGGTAATCGGCAGCGACAGCGAAAACGATATTGCCCTCGTCTATTTTAACAGCAACGGCCTGCCGCTTACCACCTTAACTTTTAACGACAGCCTAAATTTGCGCGTCGGCCAGCGGGTACTCGCCATTGGCAACCCCTTTATCTTTGAGCGCACCTTAACCACCGGTATTATCAGCGGCTTAGGCCGCCCTTTACGCGGCATAGGCGGTACGATTATTCAGAATATGATTCAAACCGATGCCGCCATTAATCCCGGCAACAGCGGCGGCCCTTTGCTTAACAGCAGCGGCGAAGTTATTGGTATGGCCACCATGATTTACTCGCCCTCAGGCGGCTCGGTGGGTATCGGCTTTGCCGTGCCCAGCAGCACCATCTTACGTGTATTAGGCGACCTTATGCTCTACGGCGAAGTTAGGCGCGGCGGACTGGATATAGATTACATCTTTTTAAGCGCCGGGTTAGCCCGTTTTGCCCGCTTACCCATCAGCGAGGGACTGCTGGTGTCATCGGTAACCCGCAACGGAGCGGCGGCCAGAGCCGGCCTGCAAGGCGGCAATCCACGCTCGGCCGTACGTGTTTCGGGGCGCAGCGTAAACTTAGGCGGAGATATTATCTTAAGACTTAATGGTATTGAGATGCGCCGCCCCAGCGATTATTTTACGGCCCTAGAAGAAACCCGGCCCGGCGACCGTATAACGGCCACCATTTGGCGTGATGGGGAAGAATTTGAGCTGGAACTAGAACTAACGGCGCGTAATCAATAA